The following proteins are encoded in a genomic region of Primulina huaijiensis isolate GDHJ02 chromosome 3, ASM1229523v2, whole genome shotgun sequence:
- the LOC140973445 gene encoding uncharacterized protein isoform X1: MNGIHQNVENHSFEKSFPGCLGRVVNLFELNEGVSSNRMLSDKPHREGSPLSRSRSDVTRMSPSGDPMEEKVVNSRYDIVSEIRTSHSTRKSNGTPMKMLIAQEMSKDVDSKCGPPNVIAKLMGLDTLPRQETDVSMQRNHSRGHSRSHSDTPMCYWEQQNGFFRDIEPREYKYVYETLQKSPHKGRYAETSNDKRMALVRQKFVEAKRMSMDEKLRQSKQFQDALEVLNSNKDLFLKCLQEPNSMFSHNLYTQPSNPPPEIKRITVLRPSKVANSNDFSGAGNSDGKQIKNGAFVLLNGLEKSQLVSSSPARWKNYESPSQATRIVVLKPSPMKSHDIKADICPRVESPTVINGEDVLGDVEDDENQESREVAKAITQQMREKLGRHHRDEGLMSSVFSNGYVGDESSFNKSEIEYAAGNLSDSEVLSPLSRHSWDYVNRLGSPFSTSSFGRVSCSPESSVCREAKKRLSERWAMMASNGSCQEQTYARRISSTLGEMLALSETKKAAMPREVSITNKESKGSNYLADNGPEPNEIMNHSPKNLMRSKSVPVSFTESGTRLSSSISVPDKDKAEAQKDETKTRIVKSSFKGKVSSLFFSRNKKASKDKSLASDTKDEFLPKIVPEQGCNRCEGLTDEGFQHFSPTWPKVSNKTSSSNQVGEFAATCPETGFSMEKPVASGNSGEYLDQPSPISVLDTPFEEDEHVASVFPHYVKPDRDGDGLPANPVRLNLIDKSPPIGSIARTLSWDDSCIDTVSRYSPNQSFSGQGTDEEKREWFFFVKTLLSVSDLLGEVQSNSFLARWHSPDSPLDPSLRDKYIDLKDKETLHEAKRRLKRSTRKLVFDCVNAALVEIAGYGSVSGQRAIPCIKAHNNVLGNTSFTMLDEVWNRTNLWLSGEIKCVSDDCVDDNSLMLERVVRKEVVGKGWIDHLTLEADNLGKELEGKLLEELVEEAVVEFTGKAQGQTIL; the protein is encoded by the exons ATGAATGGTATTCATCAGAATGTTGAAAATCACAGTTTTGAGAAATCATTTCCAGGATGCTTGGGGAGAGTGGTGAACCTCTTTGAATTGAATGAAGGGGTGTCCTCAAACCGGATGCTAAGTGATAAACCTCATCGGGAAG GTTCCCCTCTCTCCAGAAGCAGATCAGATGTAACAAGAATGAGTCCATCAGGTGACCCAATGGAGGAGAAAGTGGTAAACTCTCGATATGAT ATCGTATCTGAAATTAGGACTTCACACTCAACCAGAAAATCCAATGGAACACCCATGAAGATGCTGATTGCCCAAGAGATGTCCAAAGATGTGGACTCAAAATGCGGTCCACCAAATGTGATTGCCAAATTAATGGGGCTTGACACTCTTCCAAGGCAGGAAACTGATGTATCTATGCAGAGAAACCATTCTAGAGGCCATTCTCGTAGTCATTCAGATACACCGATGTGTTACTGGGAGCAACAGAATGGATTCTTTCGCGACATAGAGCCACGTGAATATAAATATGTCTACGAAACATTACAGAAATCACCTCATAAAGGAAGATACGCTGAAACTTCAAATGACAAAAGGATGGCTCTTGTTCGTCAGAAGTTTGTCGAAGCAAAACGCATGTCTATGGATGAAAAACTTCGTCAGTCTAAGCAATTCCAAGATGCATTAGAAGTATTGAATTCCAATAAAGACTTGTTTCTgaagtgcctacaagaaccaaaTTCTATGTTTTCACATAATCTTTACACTCAACCGTCCAATCCTCCTCCAGAGATAAAGCGTATCACTGTTCTTAGACCATCGAAAGTGGCAAATAGTAATGATTTTTCTGGTGCTGGGAATAGTGAcggaaaacaaattaaaaatggTGCTTTCGTTCTGCTGAATGGGTTGGAGAAAAGTCAACTGGTTAGTTCCTCTCCAGCAAGGTGGAAGAATTATGAAAGTCCCTCACAAGCAACTCGAATAGTGGTTCTAAAGCCAAGTCCTATGAAGTCTCATGATATTAAGGCAGATATTTGTCCACGAGTAGAATCACCAACTGTGATAAATGGTGAAGACGTTTTGGGGGATGTAGAAGATGATGAAAATCAAGAATCAAGAGAAGTTGCAAAAGCAATCACACAGCAAATGCGTGAGAAACTTGGCAGGCATCACCGTGATGAAGGCTTGATGTCTTCTGTGTTCTCCAATGGTTATGTTGGCGATGAAAGTTCATTTAATAAATCAGAAATTGAATACGCAGCTGGCAATCTTAGTGACTCGGAAGTCCTGTCACCTCTATCTAGGCACTCTTGGGATTATGTTAACAGGCTTGGAAGTCCGTTTTCAACTTCCTCTTTTGGTAGAGTATCCTGTTCCCCAGAGTCATCAGTATGCAGAGAAGCTAAGAAACGTCTTTCTGAAAGATGGGCCATGATGGCATCTAATGGGAGTTGCCAAGAGCAGACATATGCGCGAAGAATCTCGAGTACATTGGGTGAAATGCTTGCACTTTCTGAGACAAAGAAGGCAGCGATGCCAAGGGAAGTTAGCATTACCAACAAAGAAAGCAAGGGTTCAAATTATCTGGCCGATAATGGACCAGAGCCTAATGAAATCATGAATCATTCACCAAAGAATCTTATGCGGTCGAAGTCTGTTCCCGTTTCTTTTACCGAGTCTGGAACCAGGTTAAGCTCAAGCATATCAGTTCCTGATAAGGACAAAGCAGAAGCTCAAAAAGATGAGACGAAGACAAGAATTGTTAAATCGTCATTCAAAGGGAAAGTGTCAAGTTTGTTTTTCTCGAGGAACAAAAAAGCTAGTAAAGATAAGTCCCTTGCATCTGATACCAAAGATGAATTTCTCCCCAAAATTGTTCCTGAACAAGGCTGCAATAGATGTGAAGGTCTTACTGATGAAGGATTTCAACATTTTTCACCTACTTGGCCCAAGGTTTCTAATAAAACATCTTCCTCAAATCAAGTTGGCGAGTTTGCTGCAACATGTCCTGAg ACCGGATTTTCCATGGAAAAGCCCGTCGCATCTGGAAACTCAGGTGAATATTTGGATCAGCCGAGTCCAATATCTGTCCTAGATACACCCTTTGAAGAAGATGAGCATGTGGCATCAGTGTTTCCACATTATGTCAAGCCTGACAGAGATG GTGATGGGTTACCAGCCAATCCTGTTAGATTAAACTTGATTGACAAATCACCACCTATAGGATCCATTGCTCGCACTCTCTCATGGGATGATTCATGCATTGACACAGTCTCGAGATATTCCCCAAACCAATCTTTCTCTGGTCAAGGAACTGACGAAGAGAAACGAGAATGGTTTTTCTTCGTCAAGACACTATTATCGGTTTCTGATCTGCTAGGGGAGGTGCAATCGAACTCGTTTTTAGCCAGATGGCACTCTCCTGATAGCCCGTTAGACCCATCGTTAAGAGACAAATACATAGACTTGAAAGACAAGGAGACACTGCATGAGGCCAAACGGAGGCTAAAACGATCAACCCGAAAGCTTGTGTTCGACTGTGTCAATGCTGCTTTAGTGGAAATTGCTGGATATGGGTCAGTCTCGGGTCAAAGAGCCATTCCTTGCATTAAAGCCCACAATAATGTATTGGGGAACACATCATTCACAATGCTGGACGAGGTGTGGAACAGAACTAATTTATGGTTATCTGGTGAGATCAAATGTGTTTCGGATGACTGTGTGGATGACAATAGCCTCATGTTGGAGCGAGTGGTGAGAAAGGAGGTTGTAGGCAAGGGATGGATCGATCATTTGACTTTGGAGGCTGATAATTTAGGGAAGGAGCTTGAAGGGAAGTTACTGGAAGAGCTTGTAGAAGAAGCAGTGGTTGAATTTACAGGTAAGGCGCAAGGCCAAACCATTCTTTGA
- the LOC140973445 gene encoding uncharacterized protein isoform X2, protein MNGIHQNVENHSFEKSFPGCLGRVVNLFELNEGVSSNRMLSDKPHREGSPLSRSRSDVTRMSPSGDPMEEKVIVSEIRTSHSTRKSNGTPMKMLIAQEMSKDVDSKCGPPNVIAKLMGLDTLPRQETDVSMQRNHSRGHSRSHSDTPMCYWEQQNGFFRDIEPREYKYVYETLQKSPHKGRYAETSNDKRMALVRQKFVEAKRMSMDEKLRQSKQFQDALEVLNSNKDLFLKCLQEPNSMFSHNLYTQPSNPPPEIKRITVLRPSKVANSNDFSGAGNSDGKQIKNGAFVLLNGLEKSQLVSSSPARWKNYESPSQATRIVVLKPSPMKSHDIKADICPRVESPTVINGEDVLGDVEDDENQESREVAKAITQQMREKLGRHHRDEGLMSSVFSNGYVGDESSFNKSEIEYAAGNLSDSEVLSPLSRHSWDYVNRLGSPFSTSSFGRVSCSPESSVCREAKKRLSERWAMMASNGSCQEQTYARRISSTLGEMLALSETKKAAMPREVSITNKESKGSNYLADNGPEPNEIMNHSPKNLMRSKSVPVSFTESGTRLSSSISVPDKDKAEAQKDETKTRIVKSSFKGKVSSLFFSRNKKASKDKSLASDTKDEFLPKIVPEQGCNRCEGLTDEGFQHFSPTWPKVSNKTSSSNQVGEFAATCPETGFSMEKPVASGNSGEYLDQPSPISVLDTPFEEDEHVASVFPHYVKPDRDGDGLPANPVRLNLIDKSPPIGSIARTLSWDDSCIDTVSRYSPNQSFSGQGTDEEKREWFFFVKTLLSVSDLLGEVQSNSFLARWHSPDSPLDPSLRDKYIDLKDKETLHEAKRRLKRSTRKLVFDCVNAALVEIAGYGSVSGQRAIPCIKAHNNVLGNTSFTMLDEVWNRTNLWLSGEIKCVSDDCVDDNSLMLERVVRKEVVGKGWIDHLTLEADNLGKELEGKLLEELVEEAVVEFTGKAQGQTIL, encoded by the exons ATGAATGGTATTCATCAGAATGTTGAAAATCACAGTTTTGAGAAATCATTTCCAGGATGCTTGGGGAGAGTGGTGAACCTCTTTGAATTGAATGAAGGGGTGTCCTCAAACCGGATGCTAAGTGATAAACCTCATCGGGAAG GTTCCCCTCTCTCCAGAAGCAGATCAGATGTAACAAGAATGAGTCCATCAGGTGACCCAATGGAGGAGAAAGTG ATCGTATCTGAAATTAGGACTTCACACTCAACCAGAAAATCCAATGGAACACCCATGAAGATGCTGATTGCCCAAGAGATGTCCAAAGATGTGGACTCAAAATGCGGTCCACCAAATGTGATTGCCAAATTAATGGGGCTTGACACTCTTCCAAGGCAGGAAACTGATGTATCTATGCAGAGAAACCATTCTAGAGGCCATTCTCGTAGTCATTCAGATACACCGATGTGTTACTGGGAGCAACAGAATGGATTCTTTCGCGACATAGAGCCACGTGAATATAAATATGTCTACGAAACATTACAGAAATCACCTCATAAAGGAAGATACGCTGAAACTTCAAATGACAAAAGGATGGCTCTTGTTCGTCAGAAGTTTGTCGAAGCAAAACGCATGTCTATGGATGAAAAACTTCGTCAGTCTAAGCAATTCCAAGATGCATTAGAAGTATTGAATTCCAATAAAGACTTGTTTCTgaagtgcctacaagaaccaaaTTCTATGTTTTCACATAATCTTTACACTCAACCGTCCAATCCTCCTCCAGAGATAAAGCGTATCACTGTTCTTAGACCATCGAAAGTGGCAAATAGTAATGATTTTTCTGGTGCTGGGAATAGTGAcggaaaacaaattaaaaatggTGCTTTCGTTCTGCTGAATGGGTTGGAGAAAAGTCAACTGGTTAGTTCCTCTCCAGCAAGGTGGAAGAATTATGAAAGTCCCTCACAAGCAACTCGAATAGTGGTTCTAAAGCCAAGTCCTATGAAGTCTCATGATATTAAGGCAGATATTTGTCCACGAGTAGAATCACCAACTGTGATAAATGGTGAAGACGTTTTGGGGGATGTAGAAGATGATGAAAATCAAGAATCAAGAGAAGTTGCAAAAGCAATCACACAGCAAATGCGTGAGAAACTTGGCAGGCATCACCGTGATGAAGGCTTGATGTCTTCTGTGTTCTCCAATGGTTATGTTGGCGATGAAAGTTCATTTAATAAATCAGAAATTGAATACGCAGCTGGCAATCTTAGTGACTCGGAAGTCCTGTCACCTCTATCTAGGCACTCTTGGGATTATGTTAACAGGCTTGGAAGTCCGTTTTCAACTTCCTCTTTTGGTAGAGTATCCTGTTCCCCAGAGTCATCAGTATGCAGAGAAGCTAAGAAACGTCTTTCTGAAAGATGGGCCATGATGGCATCTAATGGGAGTTGCCAAGAGCAGACATATGCGCGAAGAATCTCGAGTACATTGGGTGAAATGCTTGCACTTTCTGAGACAAAGAAGGCAGCGATGCCAAGGGAAGTTAGCATTACCAACAAAGAAAGCAAGGGTTCAAATTATCTGGCCGATAATGGACCAGAGCCTAATGAAATCATGAATCATTCACCAAAGAATCTTATGCGGTCGAAGTCTGTTCCCGTTTCTTTTACCGAGTCTGGAACCAGGTTAAGCTCAAGCATATCAGTTCCTGATAAGGACAAAGCAGAAGCTCAAAAAGATGAGACGAAGACAAGAATTGTTAAATCGTCATTCAAAGGGAAAGTGTCAAGTTTGTTTTTCTCGAGGAACAAAAAAGCTAGTAAAGATAAGTCCCTTGCATCTGATACCAAAGATGAATTTCTCCCCAAAATTGTTCCTGAACAAGGCTGCAATAGATGTGAAGGTCTTACTGATGAAGGATTTCAACATTTTTCACCTACTTGGCCCAAGGTTTCTAATAAAACATCTTCCTCAAATCAAGTTGGCGAGTTTGCTGCAACATGTCCTGAg ACCGGATTTTCCATGGAAAAGCCCGTCGCATCTGGAAACTCAGGTGAATATTTGGATCAGCCGAGTCCAATATCTGTCCTAGATACACCCTTTGAAGAAGATGAGCATGTGGCATCAGTGTTTCCACATTATGTCAAGCCTGACAGAGATG GTGATGGGTTACCAGCCAATCCTGTTAGATTAAACTTGATTGACAAATCACCACCTATAGGATCCATTGCTCGCACTCTCTCATGGGATGATTCATGCATTGACACAGTCTCGAGATATTCCCCAAACCAATCTTTCTCTGGTCAAGGAACTGACGAAGAGAAACGAGAATGGTTTTTCTTCGTCAAGACACTATTATCGGTTTCTGATCTGCTAGGGGAGGTGCAATCGAACTCGTTTTTAGCCAGATGGCACTCTCCTGATAGCCCGTTAGACCCATCGTTAAGAGACAAATACATAGACTTGAAAGACAAGGAGACACTGCATGAGGCCAAACGGAGGCTAAAACGATCAACCCGAAAGCTTGTGTTCGACTGTGTCAATGCTGCTTTAGTGGAAATTGCTGGATATGGGTCAGTCTCGGGTCAAAGAGCCATTCCTTGCATTAAAGCCCACAATAATGTATTGGGGAACACATCATTCACAATGCTGGACGAGGTGTGGAACAGAACTAATTTATGGTTATCTGGTGAGATCAAATGTGTTTCGGATGACTGTGTGGATGACAATAGCCTCATGTTGGAGCGAGTGGTGAGAAAGGAGGTTGTAGGCAAGGGATGGATCGATCATTTGACTTTGGAGGCTGATAATTTAGGGAAGGAGCTTGAAGGGAAGTTACTGGAAGAGCTTGTAGAAGAAGCAGTGGTTGAATTTACAGGTAAGGCGCAAGGCCAAACCATTCTTTGA